Proteins encoded in a region of the Isosphaeraceae bacterium EP7 genome:
- a CDS encoding toprim domain-containing protein, whose translation MAYLTERRFLSHETIRAAYLGWTPGVRLTTTDGRPYSARGIVIPWVERDRLTLVKIRQHKGDRPKYAEVFRDRPFLYPDPEAIRFRYPLIIVEGEFDALLLGQALAGLASVMTMGSASARHDHGTVSDALRPARRIYIATDADDAGDRAAEGWPARARRVRPPDPFKDWTEARQGGVDLARWWADLIEKDARELT comes from the coding sequence ATGGCATATCTCACCGAACGGCGGTTCTTGTCGCACGAGACGATCAGGGCCGCGTACCTCGGCTGGACTCCCGGCGTCCGCCTGACCACGACTGACGGCCGCCCCTACTCAGCCAGGGGGATCGTCATTCCTTGGGTCGAACGGGACCGGCTGACGCTGGTGAAGATCCGCCAGCACAAGGGAGACCGGCCGAAATACGCCGAAGTGTTCCGGGACCGGCCTTTCCTCTATCCTGATCCCGAGGCGATCAGGTTCCGCTACCCGCTCATCATCGTTGAAGGCGAGTTCGACGCGTTGCTTCTCGGCCAGGCCTTGGCCGGCCTGGCATCCGTCATGACGATGGGCAGCGCATCCGCACGCCATGACCACGGGACCGTATCGGACGCGTTGCGGCCTGCTCGCCGAATCTACATCGCGACCGACGCGGACGACGCGGGAGACAGGGCCGCCGAAGGGTGGCCCGCGCGGGCCCGACGAGTGAGGCCGCCGGACCCGTTCAAAGATTGGACCGAAGCCAGGCAAGGCGGGGTGGACCTGGCCCGTTGGTGGGCCGACCTCATCGAAAAGGACGCCCGCGAGTTAACCTGA
- a CDS encoding transposase, which yields MIEDAYLTGEAVGLPVWCTDQAGPYQTIPYPGQSWRPEGDPARQPHEYLREGTAKALTLFRPADGHAHVKGVTACPNSVLHPWLKREMAAILAAMPDPPPEPATGWLPAWERWQEGLTVKPTLPDEPPPLRMLLVLDDLAGHKTPEFVCWLFDHGIMPLYTPVGGSWLNMAESLQRILKRRALDGQYPTATSQIIGWYEAAGEALGCGTDAVRVGRQAGGASASVPRSPVPRHGDLWQWASHLSH from the coding sequence TTGATCGAAGACGCCTACCTCACGGGCGAGGCGGTGGGGCTGCCGGTCTGGTGCACCGACCAGGCCGGGCCCTACCAGACGATCCCCTATCCGGGCCAGTCGTGGCGGCCCGAGGGCGACCCGGCGCGGCAGCCGCACGAGTACCTCCGCGAAGGCACGGCCAAGGCGCTGACACTGTTCCGCCCGGCCGACGGCCACGCCCATGTCAAGGGCGTGACGGCCTGCCCGAACTCCGTCCTGCACCCCTGGCTGAAGCGCGAGATGGCGGCCATACTCGCCGCGATGCCCGACCCGCCGCCCGAGCCCGCCACCGGCTGGCTCCCGGCGTGGGAGCGGTGGCAGGAGGGCCTCACGGTCAAGCCGACGCTCCCGGACGAGCCGCCGCCGCTGCGGATGCTGCTGGTCCTGGACGACCTGGCCGGGCACAAGACGCCGGAGTTCGTCTGCTGGCTCTTCGATCACGGGATCATGCCGCTGTACACGCCGGTGGGCGGGTCGTGGCTGAACATGGCCGAGAGCCTCCAGCGGATCCTCAAGCGGCGCGCCCTGGACGGCCAGTACCCGACGGCCACGTCCCAGATCATCGGCTGGTACGAGGCCGCCGGCGAAGCACTGGGATGCGGCACAGACGCCGTTCGTGTGGGGCGGCAAGCGGGCGGCGCGTCGGCGTCGGTACCACGAAGCCCGGTCCCGCGGCACGGCGATTTATGGCAATGGGCAAGCCACTTGTCCCACTAG
- a CDS encoding choice-of-anchor Q domain-containing protein — MKMRSLFSRPTTRTIRKATRRGRLALEALEGRCCPSTITVLTNGDAGGVLTSMGSDTYTAPTLRAAIAGANAMAGADTINFDSTAFSTAQTIAQTGFRFSLTDKSGPTTITGPAAGVTIDGARQDAVFSIRKGVTASLSGLTITNGVSHFSGGGVRNFGTTTLTNCTISGNEVINGGGGFPVNEYGQNLWGEGGGLYNATFGVLTLNNCTVSGNGVGGAYGGNGGGLANNGTATLNNCTISGNASSRGGGVLNNAANVAVAGYGRVTLTNCTISGNRALANVGTSLGGGVENLGSYSLVQLLNCTISGNYAGGQATGGGSYTGVGGGLSISAGKAYLTNCTVSSNDGGGLRIGFGTAKLSNTIVADGVNGAISGSNNLIGGNPLLGPLGDYGGPTQTMPLLPGSPAINAGTSVIPSAVALDQRGKVRVGAIDIGAFESQGFTLTAVAGSTPQTAVTNSAFANPLAVNVTANNPVEPVNGGAITFTTPVFGASATLSTSAVTIAGASASVTAASNGRSGSYTVTATAAGASTASFSLVNLASKAPPVSYVVNTTSASIVPGTGLLSLPQAILLANADDADSSITFDPAVFTTPKTITQTTRAPFLSFGTNQGGNLFSNANYYYRVSAVTPNGAETGASPEAYVRTGASFSSTGYSGSVSWQHLAGAQYYNVYRGSTSGGEQLLASVNAPAGVRVGDFVSFQDDGSRTIAANAPFAPSWITFKDMVGMDTIAGPAAGVTISGGLLSATENATFEVAAGVTASLSGLTITGGTIGAVIDPTATLTLTTCTLSGNTKFGVSSLNLGNSSSGGTVTLTNCTVSGNGTAAPAGLGGVRVTNGTATMTNCTVSDNAGVGVITTNGTATLTNCTLTGNAGGVSTTNGTVTLTNCTVSGGITRGPGVSVSNGTATLTDCTLTGNTSGVRVSSGGTATLTNCTVSGSRNAAAAGNSAGVLVISGGTATLTNCTVSGNRDAGVSVDSGTATLTNTIVAQNAAGGADFSGAVTSLGNNLIGNIGTSTGWVDTDLTGTGAALIDPLLGPLADNGGPTQTMALLSGSRAINAGTAVGAPTTDQRGVIRSGNVDIGAFEFGGAAMQSQTITFGPLTDVTYGDPDFAISATADSHLSVSFTASGDASVYQDANGWHVHITGAGSATITAHQAGDASYDPAETVDQVLTVAKANAVIVVNGYSGAYDGLAHGATGGATGVGGAALPGLDLGASFTDAPGGTAHWAFAGGTNYLDQAGDVAIAIGKATSTTTTLGAGPFTYDATTHAGGSGTVAGAGTVTGAATLTYTGDRVNAGTYYVTAHYAGDANHDASDGLAVAVVIDKATASVAVSGYSGAYDGLAHGATGGATGVGGAALPGLDLGASFTDAPGGTAHWAFAGGTNYLDQAGDVAIAIGKATSTTTTLGAGPFTYDATTHAGGSGTVAGAGTVTGAATLTYTGDRVNAGTYYVTAHYAGDANHDASDGLAVAVVIDKASSTVVATGGSFTYDGTTHAGGSAVVAGAGTVTGSAVLSYSGDRVNAGSYTVTAAYAGDANHTGSSGSATIVIAKATPTVTATWAGGTYSGTDFTATGTATGVNAASLSPVTLTYYAGATATGTPLAGAPTGAGTYTVKAAYAASTNYLGGLDTKTIVIGKASSTVVATGGSFTYDGTTHAGGSAVVAGAGTVTGSAVLSYSGDRVNAGSYTVTAAYAGDANHTGSSGSATIVIAKRAITVTADAQTKNYGSVDPALTYRITIGSLVGSDAIGGSLTRNAGEGIGTYTIQQGSLAPNSSNYTLTYIAAELRIVNAGTVKSGQTAGIGFWASNNGQTLINDLGTDRAGISNVGKWLAAQFPNLFGSLAKATPNGVWNYCQTQFGTSATPKLEAQVMATALSAFTTNTATLNTTALGQSTARRYNFRIDPNSSGLGTQTWYLTKAEATALGLSTPTKREGLYTVLDLLKAANTKAVSGRLFYSDAASRVLAYQVFEPLNRFGDIVKP; from the coding sequence ATGAAGATGCGTTCGCTGTTCAGCCGCCCCACGACCCGCACCATTCGCAAGGCGACACGCCGGGGCCGCCTGGCCCTGGAAGCACTGGAGGGCCGCTGCTGTCCGTCCACCATCACGGTCCTCACCAATGGCGACGCCGGCGGGGTGCTCACATCGATGGGATCGGACACCTACACGGCGCCCACACTCCGCGCGGCGATCGCCGGCGCCAATGCCATGGCGGGCGCCGACACGATCAACTTTGACAGCACCGCGTTCAGTACGGCGCAGACGATCGCCCAGACCGGCTTCCGGTTCTCGCTGACCGACAAGAGCGGGCCGACGACGATCACCGGCCCGGCGGCGGGCGTGACGATCGACGGCGCCCGCCAAGACGCAGTGTTTTCTATCCGAAAAGGCGTCACTGCATCCTTGTCCGGGCTGACGATCACCAATGGCGTTTCGCACTTTTCTGGCGGCGGCGTGAGGAACTTCGGCACGACCACGCTGACGAACTGCACCATCAGCGGCAACGAGGTAATCAATGGCGGTGGCGGATTCCCCGTCAATGAATATGGCCAAAACCTTTGGGGCGAGGGCGGCGGCCTGTACAACGCTACCTTCGGGGTTCTCACTCTGAACAACTGCACCGTCAGCGGCAACGGCGTCGGCGGCGCTTATGGTGGCAACGGCGGCGGCCTGGCAAACAATGGCACGGCGACGCTGAACAACTGCACCATCAGCGGCAACGCCTCCAGCAGGGGCGGCGGCGTGTTGAACAACGCCGCGAACGTAGCCGTCGCCGGCTACGGCAGGGTCACGCTGACGAACTGCACCATCAGCGGCAACCGGGCTCTCGCCAACGTTGGCACCAGTCTCGGCGGCGGCGTGGAAAACTTAGGCAGTTACTCGCTGGTCCAGTTGCTCAACTGCACCATCAGCGGCAACTACGCGGGCGGTCAGGCGACCGGCGGCGGCTCCTACACCGGCGTCGGCGGCGGCCTGAGCATCAGCGCCGGCAAGGCCTACCTGACCAACTGCACCGTCAGCAGCAACGACGGCGGTGGCCTTCGCATCGGCTTCGGCACCGCCAAGTTGAGCAACACGATCGTCGCGGACGGTGTCAACGGGGCTATTTCGGGCTCGAACAACCTGATCGGTGGCAACCCGCTCCTCGGCCCGCTGGGCGATTACGGCGGGCCGACGCAGACCATGCCCTTGCTGCCCGGCAGCCCGGCCATCAACGCGGGCACCAGCGTCATACCGAGTGCGGTGGCGTTGGACCAGCGCGGCAAGGTCCGGGTCGGCGCGATCGACATCGGCGCCTTCGAGAGCCAGGGCTTTACGCTCACGGCTGTCGCCGGCAGCACCCCCCAGACCGCTGTCACCAACAGCGCGTTTGCCAACCCGCTTGCCGTGAACGTGACGGCCAACAACCCCGTCGAGCCGGTCAACGGCGGCGCGATCACTTTCACCACGCCGGTTTTCGGCGCGTCGGCCACCCTGTCGACGTCTGCGGTCACGATTGCCGGCGCCTCCGCCTCGGTGACCGCCGCGAGCAACGGCAGGAGTGGCAGCTACACCGTGACCGCGACGGCCGCTGGTGCCAGCACGGCCTCGTTCAGCCTCGTTAACCTCGCGAGCAAGGCACCGCCGGTATCGTACGTTGTGAATACGACCAGCGCTTCCATCGTCCCGGGGACAGGCCTCCTGAGCCTGCCGCAGGCCATTCTCCTGGCCAACGCCGATGACGCGGACAGCTCCATCACCTTCGACCCGGCCGTCTTCACCACCCCGAAGACGATCACCCAGACGACCCGCGCGCCGTTTCTGTCCTTCGGCACCAACCAAGGCGGCAACCTGTTCTCTAATGCCAACTACTACTACCGCGTCAGCGCGGTGACCCCGAACGGGGCGGAGACGGGTGCGTCACCGGAGGCATACGTCAGGACCGGGGCCTCCTTCAGTAGCACTGGATATTCTGGGTCGGTCTCCTGGCAGCACTTGGCTGGGGCGCAGTACTACAACGTCTACCGCGGGTCGACGAGCGGTGGCGAGCAACTCCTTGCCAGCGTGAACGCGCCGGCGGGTGTGAGGGTGGGGGATTTCGTGTCCTTCCAGGATGATGGCAGCCGGACGATCGCGGCCAATGCACCGTTTGCACCCTCCTGGATCACGTTCAAGGATATGGTCGGCATGGATACGATCGCGGGCCCGGCCGCGGGCGTGACGATCAGCGGCGGTCTCCTGAGCGCGACGGAGAATGCGACCTTCGAGGTCGCTGCGGGCGTCACCGCATCCCTTTCGGGACTGACGATCACGGGCGGCACCATCGGCGCGGTCATCGACCCCACCGCGACGCTGACGCTGACCACCTGCACCCTCAGCGGCAACACCAAGTTCGGCGTCTCAAGTCTTAACCTCGGGAACTCGTCTTCGGGCGGCACGGTCACGCTGACCAACTGCACCGTCAGCGGCAATGGCACTGCCGCTCCCGCCGGCCTCGGCGGCGTCAGAGTTACCAACGGCACGGCCACGATGACCAACTGCACCGTCAGCGACAACGCCGGTGTCGGCGTCATTACTACGAACGGCACGGCCACGCTGACCAACTGCACCCTCACCGGCAACGCCGGCGGCGTCAGTACTACGAACGGCACGGTCACGCTGACCAACTGCACCGTCAGCGGCGGCATTACCCGCGGCCCCGGCGTCAGTGTTAGCAACGGCACGGCCACGCTAACGGACTGCACCCTCACCGGCAACACCTCCGGCGTCCGCGTCAGCTCCGGCGGCACGGCCACGCTGACCAACTGCACCGTCAGCGGCAGTCGCAATGCCGCTGCCGCCGGCAACTCCGCCGGCGTCCTCGTCATCTCCGGCGGCACGGCCACGCTGACCAACTGCACCGTCAGCGGCAATCGCGATGCCGGCGTCTCGGTGGATAGCGGCACGGCCACGCTGACCAACACGATCGTGGCCCAGAACGCCGCGGGCGGCGCGGACTTCAGCGGCGCTGTCACTTCTCTCGGCAACAACCTGATCGGCAACATCGGCACCAGCACCGGCTGGGTCGACACCGATCTGACGGGCACCGGCGCGGCGCTGATCGACCCGCTGCTCGGCCCCCTGGCGGACAACGGCGGACCGACCCAGACGATGGCCCTGCTGTCCGGCAGTCGGGCCATCAACGCGGGCACAGCCGTAGGGGCGCCGACCACGGACCAGCGCGGCGTGATCCGGTCCGGCAACGTGGACATCGGCGCCTTCGAGTTTGGCGGGGCCGCCATGCAGTCGCAGACGATCACCTTCGGCCCCTTGACGGACGTGACCTACGGCGACCCCGACTTCGCGATCAGCGCGACGGCGGATTCTCACTTGTCGGTCAGCTTCACCGCCAGCGGCGACGCCAGCGTCTATCAAGACGCCAACGGGTGGCACGTTCACATCACCGGGGCCGGCAGCGCCACCATCACGGCGCACCAGGCCGGCGATGCCAGCTACGATCCCGCGGAGACCGTGGATCAAGTCCTCACCGTCGCCAAGGCCAATGCGGTGATCGTGGTCAATGGCTACAGCGGCGCCTACGACGGCCTGGCGCACGGGGCCACCGGCGGCGCGACCGGCGTCGGCGGCGCGGCCCTCCCCGGCCTGGACCTGGGCGCGAGCTTCACGGACGCCCCCGGCGGGACGGCGCACTGGGCGTTCGCCGGCGGCACCAACTACCTCGACCAGGCCGGCGACGTCGCCATCGCCATCGGCAAGGCGACCTCGACGACGACCACCCTGGGCGCCGGGCCGTTCACCTACGACGCGACGACCCACGCGGGCGGCTCGGGCACGGTGGCCGGGGCGGGCACGGTCACCGGCGCCGCGACGCTGACCTACACCGGCGACCGGGTCAATGCCGGCACCTACTACGTGACGGCCCACTACGCCGGCGACGCCAACCACGACGCCAGCGACGGCCTGGCCGTGGCCGTCGTCATCGACAAGGCCACGGCGTCGGTCGCCGTCAGCGGCTACAGCGGCGCCTACGACGGCCTGGCGCACGGGGCCACCGGCGGCGCGACCGGCGTCGGCGGCGCGGCCCTCCCCGGCCTGGACCTGGGCGCGAGCTTCACGGACGCCCCCGGCGGGACGGCGCACTGGGCGTTCGCCGGCGGCACCAACTACCTCGACCAGGCCGGCGACGTCGCCATCGCCATCGGCAAGGCGACCTCGACGACGACCACCCTGGGCGCCGGGCCGTTCACCTACGACGCGACGACCCACGCGGGCGGCTCGGGCACGGTGGCCGGGGCGGGCACGGTCACCGGCGCCGCGACGCTGACCTACACCGGCGACCGGGTCAATGCCGGCACCTACTACGTGACGGCCCACTACGCCGGCGACGCCAACCACGACGCCAGCGACGGCCTGGCCGTGGCCGTCGTCATCGACAAGGCCAGTTCCACGGTGGTCGCCACCGGCGGCAGCTTCACCTACGACGGCACCACCCACGCCGGCGGCTCGGCCGTGGTGGCCGGAGCCGGCACCGTCACCGGCTCGGCCGTGCTCAGCTACAGCGGCGACCGGGTCAACGCCGGCAGCTACACCGTCACGGCCGCCTACGCCGGCGACGCCAACCACACCGGCAGCTCCGGCAGCGCCACGATCGTCATCGCCAAGGCGACGCCGACGGTCACCGCCACCTGGGCCGGCGGCACCTATAGCGGCACCGACTTCACCGCCACCGGCACGGCCACGGGCGTCAACGCCGCCAGCCTCAGCCCGGTGACGTTGACCTACTACGCCGGTGCGACGGCGACCGGTACGCCCCTGGCCGGTGCCCCGACGGGTGCGGGCACGTACACCGTGAAGGCCGCGTACGCCGCGAGCACCAACTACCTGGGCGGCCTTGACACCAAGACCATCGTCATCGGCAAGGCCAGTTCCACGGTGGTCGCCACCGGCGGCAGCTTCACCTACGACGGCACCACCCACGCCGGCGGCTCGGCCGTGGTGGCCGGAGCCGGCACCGTCACCGGCTCGGCTGTGCTCAGCTACAGCGGCGACCGGGTCAACGCCGGCAGCTACACCGTCACGGCCGCCTACGCCGGCGACGCCAACCACACCGGCAGCTCCGGCAGCGCCACGATCGTCATCGCCAAGCGGGCGATCACCGTAACGGCCGACGCCCAGACCAAGAACTACGGCAGCGTTGACCCGGCCCTGACCTACAGGATCACCATCGGCTCGCTGGTGGGCAGCGACGCCATCGGCGGCTCCCTGACCCGCAACGCGGGAGAGGGCATCGGCACCTACACTATCCAGCAGGGCTCACTGGCGCCGAACAGCAGCAATTACACGCTGACCTACATCGCGGCCGAGTTGAGAATCGTCAACGCGGGCACCGTCAAGTCGGGCCAGACGGCGGGGATCGGGTTCTGGGCCAGCAACAATGGCCAGACTCTCATCAACGACCTCGGTACGGACAGGGCGGGCATCAGCAATGTCGGCAAGTGGCTCGCGGCCCAGTTCCCGAACCTGTTCGGGAGCCTCGCCAAGGCGACGCCCAATGGGGTCTGGAATTACTGCCAGACACAATTCGGCACCTCGGCCACTCCGAAGCTGGAGGCCCAGGTGATGGCGACGGCCTTGTCCGCCTTCACCACCAACACGGCCACCCTGAACACGACCGCCCTCGGCCAGTCGACCGCGAGGAGGTACAACTTCCGCATCGATCCCAACTCCAGTGGGCTGGGGACGCAAACCTGGTATCTCACGAAGGCGGAGGCGACGGCCCTCGGCCTGTCGACTCCGACCAAGCGGGAAGGGCTGTACACGGTCCTCGATCTGCTCAAGGCGGCAAACACGAAGGCGGTCAGTGGTCGGCTGTTCTACTCCGACGCCGCCAGCCGGGTGCTGGCCTATCAGGTGTTCGAGCCCTTGAACCGGTTCGGTGACATCGTCAAGCCGTGA
- a CDS encoding cobalamin-dependent protein (Presence of a B(12) (cobalamin)-binding domain implies dependence on cobalamin itself, in one of its several forms, or in some unusual lineages, dependence on a cobalamin-like analog.), translating into MHAIHQAAGRAIDEHRVALAEAVVARQYSLRPELVSRYGPDGRARCLQDTEHHLANLSAAVAASSPALFVDYLEWARSVLAASDVRDEDVEGNLASLQEVLAAALTGEHAEITGRFLKEAIQCSRSPARFPPFLISGDEPLAALAGDYLRALLGYDRREATRQILDAVASGVPVADIYLHVFQPCQREVGRLWQARQVSVAQEHFGTAVTQSLMARLTPEAGPDRRIDRRVVAASVGDERHEVGLRVVTDFFEMSGYETLFLGAGTPAPDLARTVADRRPDLLLISATMVAHLPGVGALIAAVRDREECRGVTILVGGHPFDVVPDLWRQSGADGYAADAKGALVEAERLLAARSVGEQADTPS; encoded by the coding sequence ATGCATGCCATCCACCAGGCCGCCGGCAGGGCCATCGACGAGCACCGTGTGGCGCTGGCCGAGGCCGTCGTCGCCCGCCAGTACTCGCTGCGTCCGGAACTCGTAAGCCGCTACGGCCCCGACGGGCGAGCCAGGTGCCTCCAGGACACCGAGCACCACCTCGCCAACCTCTCGGCCGCCGTCGCGGCGTCCAGTCCGGCCCTCTTCGTCGACTATCTCGAATGGGCCAGGTCGGTCCTGGCCGCCAGCGACGTCCGCGATGAGGACGTCGAGGGTAACCTGGCCTCGCTGCAGGAGGTGCTCGCGGCAGCGCTGACCGGGGAGCATGCGGAGATTACCGGCCGGTTCCTGAAAGAGGCGATCCAGTGCTCCCGTAGCCCCGCTCGGTTCCCGCCCTTCCTGATCTCCGGCGATGAGCCCCTCGCCGCCCTAGCCGGTGATTATCTCCGTGCGCTGCTGGGCTACGACCGCCGGGAAGCGACCCGGCAGATCCTCGACGCCGTGGCCTCCGGCGTGCCCGTCGCGGACATCTACCTGCACGTCTTCCAGCCCTGCCAGCGCGAGGTGGGCCGCCTCTGGCAGGCCCGTCAGGTCAGCGTGGCGCAGGAGCACTTCGGAACGGCGGTCACTCAGTCGCTCATGGCCCGGCTGACCCCAGAGGCCGGCCCCGACCGACGCATTGACCGCCGGGTCGTGGCCGCCTCGGTGGGCGACGAGCGGCACGAGGTCGGCCTTCGGGTCGTCACCGACTTCTTCGAGATGTCTGGCTATGAGACCCTCTTCCTCGGGGCCGGCACGCCCGCGCCGGACCTCGCCCGGACCGTCGCCGACCGCCGGCCGGACCTGCTACTGATCTCGGCGACGATGGTCGCCCACCTGCCGGGAGTCGGGGCGCTGATCGCCGCCGTCCGCGACCGGGAGGAGTGCCGGGGGGTGACGATCCTCGTCGGGGGGCATCCGTTCGATGTCGTTCCGGACCTCTGGCGACAGTCCGGGGCCGACGGCTACGCCGCCGACGCGAAGGGGGCACTCGTCGAGGCCGAGAGGCTCCTGGCGGCCCGCTCGGTCGGGGAGCAAGCCGACACGCCAAGTTGA
- a CDS encoding helix-turn-helix domain-containing protein: MSRHKKDPLRELTEPERQELEQLSRSHAAPAAEVTRAKLLLAVARGDDYQDAARSVGRRSGDAVSHLVARFNAEGLAALMPRHGGGQRPTYGPQERARIAAEAARAPTPEADGTATWSLSALQSTLRAAPDGLPRVSTHTIRRVLHEAGSSYQRTRTWCSTGRALRLRKAGPVVVSDPDSDAKKS, translated from the coding sequence ATGTCCCGTCACAAGAAGGACCCGCTCCGCGAACTAACCGAACCGGAGCGCCAGGAACTGGAGCAACTCAGCCGCTCGCATGCCGCCCCAGCCGCCGAGGTCACCAGGGCGAAGCTCCTCCTGGCCGTCGCCCGGGGCGACGACTATCAGGACGCGGCCCGCTCGGTGGGCCGCCGCTCCGGCGACGCCGTCTCCCACCTCGTCGCGCGCTTCAACGCCGAGGGGCTGGCGGCGCTGATGCCCCGCCACGGCGGCGGGCAACGGCCGACCTACGGCCCGCAGGAGCGGGCGCGGATCGCCGCCGAGGCGGCCCGGGCGCCGACGCCCGAGGCCGACGGCACCGCGACCTGGTCGCTCTCGGCCCTGCAAAGCACGCTCAGGGCAGCCCCCGACGGTCTGCCCAGGGTCTCGACCCATACCATCCGCCGCGTCCTGCACGAGGCCGGCTCCAGCTACCAGCGCACCCGCACCTGGTGCTCGACAGGCCGGGCCCTGCGCCTCCGGAAGGCCGGGCCCGTGGTCGTCTCCGACCCGGATTCCGATGCGAAAAAAAGTTGA
- a CDS encoding DUF3987 domain-containing protein — MMLHPYNAWTLARLVYGDPADEDRLTTLPGPFSAIARRLIGLPPDDRLACWEAFLDGRDDRNAISRALDDVDPDEPSPGMPGEDIGGTGDGWGPIDRGLETRVEPFPIDVFPEAIARLVLECEESMGCPPDFVALPVLAVAGGVIGRSVSLLLKPNYFVSALLYTACVGEPGDSKTPAFKVVRKAVSRITEPFMEEFLLALQEWNKGKKDKPAPKLKRIDIDDATMEATVRILAANPRGLVKLSDELSALMLGMNQYKGGKGSDQPILLKIWSGDEIAVDRVTNVDGIPITCRHPFMSISGGIQPAMLGTMVDQNGRVNGFLDRFLFAYPDPRPHRDWSETGVPGHIVDDWCELVFRLWSRPMKVKAGRVIPNVLHFTDEGRSTWIEHYNAHIREMNDLGFPPTLKGPWGKLREYAGRLTLILACLDDASDPTADPAAIPSVGSRAVRDAWRLVAYFKSQTRRVHTSIDAVPGSGGGVCRAIETWVQNKGLSTFSTHDLKQARRWINDDDLAKALPTLIRRNAIRKREVADDGDCRGGRPPSAVYDVNPALLVTQNP; from the coding sequence ATGATGCTTCACCCCTACAACGCCTGGACCCTCGCCAGGCTCGTCTACGGCGATCCCGCCGATGAGGATCGGCTGACAACCCTTCCTGGCCCCTTCTCGGCCATCGCCCGCCGCCTGATAGGCCTTCCGCCGGACGACCGCCTCGCTTGCTGGGAAGCCTTTCTGGACGGCCGCGACGATCGGAACGCGATCAGCCGGGCTCTGGATGATGTCGATCCGGATGAGCCGTCACCCGGAATGCCCGGCGAAGACATCGGAGGCACTGGCGACGGCTGGGGGCCGATTGATCGAGGGTTGGAGACTCGCGTCGAGCCGTTCCCGATCGATGTCTTTCCCGAGGCGATCGCGCGGCTCGTCCTCGAATGCGAGGAGTCGATGGGGTGCCCTCCGGACTTTGTCGCCTTGCCGGTCTTGGCCGTGGCCGGAGGAGTGATTGGGCGCTCCGTGAGCCTGTTGCTGAAGCCGAATTACTTTGTCTCCGCGTTGCTGTACACCGCTTGCGTTGGGGAGCCCGGAGACTCGAAGACACCCGCGTTCAAGGTCGTGAGGAAAGCCGTGAGTCGGATCACCGAGCCGTTCATGGAAGAATTCCTTCTGGCTCTTCAGGAGTGGAACAAAGGCAAGAAGGATAAGCCGGCCCCGAAGCTCAAACGGATCGACATTGACGATGCCACGATGGAGGCGACGGTCCGAATCCTGGCCGCCAACCCGCGAGGGCTCGTCAAACTCTCGGATGAATTGAGTGCCCTCATGCTCGGGATGAACCAGTACAAAGGAGGCAAGGGAAGCGATCAGCCGATCCTCCTGAAAATCTGGTCCGGGGATGAAATTGCAGTAGACAGGGTGACCAACGTCGATGGCATCCCGATTACGTGCAGGCACCCGTTTATGTCGATCTCCGGCGGGATTCAGCCGGCCATGCTGGGGACGATGGTGGACCAGAACGGGAGAGTCAACGGGTTCCTCGACCGATTCCTCTTCGCCTACCCGGATCCCCGGCCGCACCGCGATTGGTCCGAGACCGGCGTACCCGGCCATATCGTCGACGACTGGTGTGAACTCGTCTTCCGTCTCTGGTCTCGGCCCATGAAGGTCAAGGCTGGCCGAGTGATCCCGAACGTCCTTCACTTCACGGATGAGGGCAGATCGACCTGGATCGAACACTACAACGCCCACATCAGGGAGATGAACGATCTCGGGTTCCCTCCTACGCTAAAGGGCCCATGGGGGAAGCTGCGCGAGTACGCGGGCCGACTAACGCTGATCCTGGCGTGCCTCGATGATGCGTCCGATCCGACCGCCGACCCCGCCGCGATCCCCTCGGTTGGCAGTCGAGCCGTCAGAGACGCCTGGCGACTCGTGGCCTACTTCAAATCCCAGACTCGCCGCGTTCATACCTCGATCGACGCCGTGCCGGGTTCCGGCGGCGGAGTGTGCCGGGCGATCGAGACTTGGGTTCAAAATAAGGGCCTTTCCACATTCTCCACCCACGACCTGAAGCAAGCCCGAAGATGGATCAACGATGACGACCTGGCCAAAGCGTTGCCGACACTGATCCGCCGGAACGCGATCCGTAAACGCGAAGTCGCCGACGACGGCGACTGCAGGGGAGGCCGCCCGCCATCAGCCGTTTATGACGTCAATCCGGCGTTACTTGTTACTCAAAACCCTTGA